CCCAACTCCTCGCCGGTCGACGGGGAGACCACGGGGTACTGTGTGCCGGACCCGGCGGTCCAGCCATCGGAGTAGATCTTCCCGTGCCACGTCGATTCGTCGAGCAGTCCCACGGAGCCCTCCACCTGTTCGCGCCGGCACCGGTCCACCGGTCGAGAGTCTCTAGTTGACTCGATCCACGGCACCGCGTCCAGTGCGGAGCCCACGAAGGAGGATGTCGATGAGCGACCGCGCCACCCCGCCCTTCCGAGGCGATCATGTCGGCAGTCTGCTCCGCCCGCAGCCCCTGCTGGACGCCCGTGCCGGTCATGCCCGGGGGGAGGTGTCGAGCGACCAGCTGCGCGCGGCCGAGGACGACGCGATCCGCCGGGTGGTCGCCATGCAGCAGGAGGTGGGGCTGCGGTCGGCCACCGACGGCGAATTCCGCCGCTCCTCGTGGCACATGGACTTCATCTACGGCATCGACGGCATCAGCCGCGCCGAGGACAACCTGACCGTTCGCTTCCGCAGCGCGTCGGGATCGATCGAGTTCACCCCGGCCGCGTTGCGCATCGACGGTCGCCTCGGCATCGGCGATCCGATCTTCGGCGAGCACTTCACCTTCCTGCGCGACACCGTGGCGGACGGTGTGACGCCGAAGCTGACGATCCCCTCGCCGAGCATGGTGCATTTCCGCGGTGGCCGGGCGGCCATCGACCCGGACGTCTACCCCGACGAAGAGGGTTTCTGGTCCGATCTCAGTGCGGCGTACGCCGCCGAGGTCGAAGGTCTCTACGGGTTGGGCTGCCGGTACCTGCAGCTCGACGACACCAGCCTCGCCTACCTCAACGACCCGCAGCAGCGCGCGGAGGCGCAGAGCCGCGGCGCGGACGCCGTACATCTGCACGAGCGCTACATCCGCCAGATCAACGCGGCCATCAGCGACCGCCCG
The DNA window shown above is from Mycobacteriales bacterium and carries:
- a CDS encoding 5-methyltetrahydropteroyltriglutamate--homocysteine S-methyltransferase, which encodes MSDRATPPFRGDHVGSLLRPQPLLDARAGHARGEVSSDQLRAAEDDAIRRVVAMQQEVGLRSATDGEFRRSSWHMDFIYGIDGISRAEDNLTVRFRSASGSIEFTPAALRIDGRLGIGDPIFGEHFTFLRDTVADGVTPKLTIPSPSMVHFRGGRAAIDPDVYPDEEGFWSDLSAAYAAEVEGLYGLGCRYLQLDDTSLAYLNDPQQRAEAQSRGADAVHLHERYIRQINAAISDRPADMAVTTHMCRGNFRSSWAAEGGYDFVAEALFSQLAVDGFFLEYDDARSGDFSPLRFVPPGKNVVLGLVTTKRGELESKDDLKRRIDEASRYVPLEQLCLSPQCGFSSTVEGNLLTYDEEVAKLRLIVETAQEVWG